AGACTGCATTCCTATTGGGTTGATATTAAAAGGAATATAAGGCTCCACTTCAGTGACTAGAGTGTCATCTCTTTGAGCAAAATAAAGTCAGTAAGCTCCAATATGTAGTGCAAATAGCTTCTAAACCCATATAAGTTAATTACCAACCAACAGGCAACAACATATAATTATCTTGCTAATATATCGCATATATTTAGGAAAAAAGAATTATAACCCCAGTTGACACATGCATAACTTGCTGAATATATGAAGGACCAAAAATCTAAGTAGTGAATGAGTATTACCTAGCAGCCGATGAAAGTTTAAAACCATAGTATTGCAGCTTTACTTTCCTGCAACCTTCAATTACCAGAACTGCCCACATAGTGACAAGGGTAAAACACACCCAGCAAATATAGTACATATGGACCCCAACTCATAATACTTCCTGCAACAAATATTGAAATGCTTAACTCAACAAGTTCTTGAAATACATATAGATCCAAACTTACACATTCCAGTCTTGAGGTAAAATGAGCAAGCTTCAGCTTTAGGCGCATGGGGGTGCCCCCATAGCCGTCTTCTTTGGATGGTGATATTTGCAATTGGATTTAAACTTACAATCCCTTGTTTTTAAGAAGAAAGTGCATTCGGGTTGGCCAGGTCGTTCTGGATATTCTTCAATTAATTTCTGGGGTGGATGGTGTTGATAGATATTGATTTCAGTCACCGGGTTGTTCATCACATATGCAGGAGGTGGAGGCAAGTTCCTTTCCGGTAGATAAACTAGAGGAGCCTAAACAATACACATAAGAAACAAAATTACTACACCCCTACTCACACTTAACCTGCCACTTgagcatatattttatattatatactgAACACACATTCCACAATGTGTATTTTAATTCCTTTGACATAGtaacaattttaatttataattaatgagATTCCATAATGTAGACAGCAAGATTTACTTAATCTACCACTTTAGCATGCTGCTTttgaatattttatattatatactgGACACATTCCACAATGTGTAGTTTAATTCTTTTGACATAATAACAACAGTTTTAAATGAGATGCCATAACCCACACAAAAAGATTAGTCTGAACTTGAAATGGCTTACATGATACATTTAGTTCAAACCTTCACTATTATGTGAAGAACATGTCATTCCtatgaaaaaaatgaaaagaaaaatttCTCATTGATTATAATTTGTTTAGAAATCGACATTGCCAAAATCCTGAGGTGCATTGAATATATTTCTGAATAAATTTATTTCACTACTTTGCATCAACCAAAGCATAGACCCAAATGCCAAAATTTAATTAAGTTGAACGGCTGATGCAGATGTCAATTGAGTTTGATGACAGACACTAAAACAAGACAAACCATGATACAAATAAAGGTAATAATTTGTTTTTAAGTGTAAAGAATCTCAATATTGAATTATTTATTGTTACTATTGTTCACAGTAAATCAGATATCTATATAACTAAAACATatcctccttttttttttaatttgttccaATTTGGTAATTAATAaagttttgttttttatatttattttcttttaaaaaaaatactaagacCAAAAAACAGGATGATAAGGACTTCAAGCAAGAAACAAAATGTGTTGCTGCTATTAGAAGCAATCAAAAGGGGTgacaaatataaaattttaaaaaattaataaaaatgaagtaCTGAGAGCTTAATGAGAACTTGTATATGAGAAAGGGCTGAAGATTAAGCAATAGAATTCAATAATAAGAAAGtgagagaaaaataaaataagagtGTACATGCTTTAAATTCATCCTTAAAATACTCACTAGTAGCATCAAAGACATAAAAGTTAATTAAATCTCGGTACTTCAAAAAGTAACAGATAAGTTTCTTAGTATGAATGTACCTGATACCCATTCCACTCTGGATTTTGTGAAGGAACCCCTTGAGTTGGGGAAAGCATCATTGGCATAAAGGGAGCAGTCTCATTCAAAGATCTTGGTGAAGACCAAGATGGTAGAGTTGATTGTCGTGCACCTTGTAAAGAGACAGGTCTACCATTACCATATCCTGCAGAAGTGTCACTTCCTGCCGCATCCGTTTGATCAGGATGATTAAACATGTAGTTTCCTCCATACTTACAGGAGCCAGTTCGCATGTAATATGGACATTCTTTCTCACCCTGCGATATAAACCATATAAGATGACCACAAGCAACTATTGCAGCTTTTAGATGTTGAAAGGTTAAAATATAGACAGAACAATGATGTTATACCACTCGGATTGGAAGACCAACAAAGTTAAACTCTAGAACTGGTGTTAATGGTGCTGCAGAAGTCTTTCCTTTAGTGTGGTTA
The Humulus lupulus chromosome 6, drHumLupu1.1, whole genome shotgun sequence DNA segment above includes these coding regions:
- the LOC133785343 gene encoding zinc finger CCCH domain-containing protein 67-like is translated as MDKKNEYGGGIRKYQYPVRPEAEDCSFYLKTGMCKFGSNCKFNHPVRRRSNHVFFFFFFFGAKEKVKEREEFTENPGQSECKYYLRSRGCKLGKACKYNHTKGKTSAAPLTPVLEFNFVGLPIRVGEKECPYYMRTGSCKYGGNYMFNHPDQTDAAGSDTSAGYGNGRPVSLQGARQSTLPSWSSPRSLNETAPFMPMMLSPTQGVPSQNPEWNGYQAPLVYLPERNLPPPPAYVMNNPVTEINIYQHHPPQKLIEEYPERPGQPECTFFLKTRDCKFKSNCKYHHPKKTAMGAPPCA